A stretch of Cyanobacterium sp. HL-69 DNA encodes these proteins:
- a CDS encoding toxin-antitoxin system Phd family antidote component has protein sequence MQIVNASTARANLFGLVEQVNQDHLPRIITSKKGDAVLLSKEDWDSLQETLYLQSIPNLVESVKQAEFENDWVSEDEFLGLLDGLED, from the coding sequence ATGCAAATAGTTAATGCTAGTACTGCCAGAGCGAATTTATTTGGATTAGTAGAACAAGTTAATCAAGATCATTTACCACGGATTATCACCAGTAAAAAAGGGGATGCGGTATTGTTGTCTAAGGAGGATTGGGATAGTTTACAAGAAACTCTTTATTTACAATCTATTCCGAATCTAGTGGAATCTGTTAAACAAGCAGAGTTCGAAAATGATTGGGTGTCGGAAGATGAGTTTCTGGGGTTATTGGATGGTTTGGAGGATTGA
- the nblS gene encoding two-component system, OmpR family, sensor histidine kinase NblS has product MQFLKEIIGRWWSEFTLQTKLMATATLVVSLVMSSLTFWAVNSIQQEAQINDTRFGRDLGLLLASNVAPLIAEDNLTEVARFSGRFYNSTSSVRYIIYADQEGSIFFGIPFSQSEVKNSLTIQRKLELPEDYNHDIRLPMVRQHTTPDGQVTDVFVPLVDDNQPLGTLAIGINPNPTLVASSNLTRDVTIAVFISIWAMVILGGVFNALTITQPIKELLLGVKNIAAGNFKQRIDLPLGGELGELILSFNEMAERLETFEEQNIEELTAEKAKLETLVSTIADGAILLDSQLKLVLVNPTANKMFGWDDKQIIGKYLLDFLPSEIGQQLQKPLKNISVEEGHTENDQDYHISPTRGEFRVSLREPNQHTFRILITQVLDQNKENLKGIVMTVQDITREVELNEAKSQFISNVSHELRTPLFNIKSFIETLAEYGDDLTETEKVEFLQTANSETDRLTRLVNDVLDLSRLESSRSYQFQALDLDQPIEQTLRTYQLYARDKKIELIRDVEPLLPPVWGHYDLLLQVFTNLVGNALKFTLEDGSITIHAYGVRNNPEQPEEISHVRVEVKDTGIGIAKEDQEAIFDRFFRVENRVHTLEGTGLGLSIVKNIADKHHTKVNLVSEVGVGTTFWFDLQVFQEQKVPVAH; this is encoded by the coding sequence GTGCAATTTTTAAAAGAAATTATTGGGCGTTGGTGGTCAGAATTTACCCTACAAACAAAGTTGATGGCAACAGCTACCCTTGTTGTCTCCCTTGTCATGAGTAGTTTAACTTTTTGGGCAGTAAACTCCATTCAACAAGAAGCACAAATCAACGACACTCGTTTTGGCAGGGATTTAGGGCTTTTGTTGGCAAGTAATGTTGCCCCTTTGATTGCTGAAGATAACTTGACGGAGGTAGCTCGTTTTTCGGGCAGATTTTACAACAGTACCTCTAGCGTCAGATATATCATCTATGCAGACCAAGAAGGAAGTATTTTTTTCGGTATTCCCTTTTCTCAAAGTGAAGTCAAAAACTCCCTCACCATTCAAAGAAAACTAGAACTTCCCGAAGACTATAATCACGACATAAGACTTCCCATGGTACGACAACATACCACCCCCGATGGGCAAGTAACAGACGTATTCGTTCCCCTGGTGGATGATAATCAACCTTTAGGCACCCTCGCCATCGGCATTAACCCCAACCCAACCCTCGTGGCCTCATCCAATCTTACAAGGGATGTAACCATCGCTGTATTTATTTCCATCTGGGCTATGGTCATTTTAGGGGGAGTATTTAATGCTTTAACCATTACCCAACCCATTAAAGAACTATTGTTGGGGGTTAAAAACATCGCAGCGGGAAACTTTAAACAAAGAATTGATTTACCCCTAGGGGGAGAATTAGGGGAATTAATCCTTAGTTTTAATGAGATGGCTGAAAGGTTAGAAACATTTGAAGAACAAAATATTGAAGAATTAACCGCCGAAAAAGCAAAATTAGAAACCCTCGTTTCCACCATTGCCGACGGTGCCATTCTTCTTGATTCTCAACTAAAATTAGTGTTAGTAAATCCCACCGCTAATAAAATGTTTGGTTGGGATGATAAACAAATAATAGGTAAATATTTATTAGATTTTTTACCCTCAGAAATTGGGCAACAACTACAAAAACCATTGAAGAACATTTCTGTAGAAGAAGGGCACACAGAAAATGATCAAGATTATCATATTTCTCCCACCAGAGGGGAATTTAGAGTTAGTTTAAGAGAACCGAATCAACATACTTTTAGAATTTTAATTACTCAGGTTTTAGACCAAAATAAAGAGAATTTAAAAGGTATTGTTATGACAGTTCAAGACATTACTAGGGAAGTAGAATTAAATGAAGCTAAAAGTCAATTTATTAGTAATGTTTCCCACGAATTAAGAACCCCTTTATTCAACATAAAATCTTTTATTGAAACCTTGGCGGAATATGGAGATGATTTGACAGAAACCGAAAAAGTAGAGTTTTTACAAACTGCCAATAGTGAAACCGATAGATTAACCCGTTTAGTTAATGATGTGTTGGATTTATCTCGCTTAGAGTCATCAAGAAGTTACCAATTCCAAGCCCTTGATTTAGACCAACCCATAGAACAAACTTTGAGGACTTATCAACTATATGCTAGGGATAAGAAAATTGAATTGATTCGGGATGTTGAGCCTTTATTGCCCCCTGTATGGGGTCATTATGATTTACTATTGCAGGTGTTTACTAACTTAGTGGGTAATGCCCTTAAGTTTACCCTTGAAGATGGTAGTATCACCATTCATGCCTATGGGGTAAGAAATAACCCTGAGCAACCAGAAGAAATATCCCATGTACGAGTGGAGGTGAAAGACACGGGTATTGGCATTGCTAAAGAAGACCAAGAGGCGATTTTTGATCGTTTTTTCCGAGTAGAAAATAGGGTTCACACCCTTGAGGGGACTGGGTTAGGACTTTCGATTGTTAAAAATATTGCTGATAAACACCATACTAAGGTTAATTTGGTTAGTGAAGTGGGAGTGGGTACTACTTTTTGGTTTGATTTACAGGTTTTTCAAGAACAAAAAGTTCCAGTGGCTCATTGA
- a CDS encoding family 2 glycosyl transferase, translating into MFFSVVIPTYNRLPILQKCLRALEQQDYDSGLIDGYEIVVVDDGSTDDTIGWIEQQKAHFPHVSLFLQNHQGAAIARNLGIEKAQGDTIIFIDSDLVVTPSFLNAHAQSLIKAQEKLGHDRTFTYGAVINTANFDNPTSEPYKITDYSAAYFATGNVAIAKKWLEKVGKFDPNFRQYGWEDLELGVRLKKIGLKLIKTPEAVGYHWHPPFNLQQIPKLIEQEIQRGKMGVIFYQKHPTYEVKMMIQMTWIHRLLWGILSLGGRLNEKTMKPLLQWLIDQGKPQLALEIARIFLNWYNVQGVYEAYNTSK; encoded by the coding sequence GTGTTTTTTAGTGTCGTTATTCCTACTTATAACCGTCTGCCGATTTTGCAAAAGTGCTTAAGGGCGCTCGAGCAACAGGATTATGATTCTGGTTTGATTGATGGTTATGAAATTGTGGTGGTGGATGATGGTTCTACGGATGATACTATTGGCTGGATTGAGCAACAAAAAGCCCACTTTCCCCATGTTAGTCTTTTCTTACAAAATCATCAAGGAGCTGCGATCGCCCGTAACCTAGGCATAGAAAAAGCCCAAGGAGACACGATTATTTTTATTGATAGTGATTTAGTCGTCACTCCCAGTTTTCTGAATGCTCACGCCCAAAGCCTAATCAAAGCCCAAGAAAAACTAGGTCACGATCGCACCTTTACCTATGGAGCAGTAATTAACACCGCTAACTTTGATAATCCTACCTCAGAACCCTACAAAATTACTGACTACTCCGCCGCTTATTTTGCGACGGGCAACGTGGCGATCGCCAAAAAATGGTTAGAAAAAGTAGGAAAATTTGACCCCAACTTTCGGCAATATGGTTGGGAAGACCTAGAATTAGGAGTCAGACTAAAAAAAATAGGACTAAAACTAATCAAAACTCCCGAAGCCGTTGGCTACCATTGGCATCCCCCCTTCAATCTCCAACAAATACCCAAACTCATCGAGCAAGAAATTCAACGGGGAAAAATGGGCGTAATATTTTATCAAAAACACCCCACCTACGAAGTAAAAATGATGATTCAAATGACCTGGATTCATCGCCTACTGTGGGGCATCCTATCCCTAGGGGGAAGATTAAACGAAAAAACCATGAAACCCTTATTACAATGGCTCATTGACCAAGGAAAACCCCAACTAGCCCTAGAAATAGCCCGAATCTTCCTCAATTGGTACAACGTCCAAGGAGTTTATGAAGCCTACAACACAAGTAAGTAA
- a CDS encoding IS701 family transposase: MTIPRNPTETVPLIDNYCSFYRSLFSDVRNYEYFKYLHLGLISTLKRKSLPEISEIVNVSSQGLHHFLTKSNWNSSDLEKVRLKYILSILIDTPITVIIDETGDRKKRCDPASAKDARERAPR, encoded by the coding sequence GTGACTATACCTCGAAATCCCACAGAAACAGTTCCTCTGATTGATAACTATTGTTCGTTTTATCGTTCTTTATTTTCCGATGTGCGTAATTATGAATATTTTAAATATTTACACTTAGGATTAATTTCAACACTCAAAAGAAAATCTTTGCCAGAAATAAGTGAAATTGTTAATGTTTCCTCTCAAGGTTTACATCATTTTTTGACAAAATCTAATTGGAATTCATCAGACTTGGAAAAAGTACGTTTAAAATATATTTTAAGTATACTGATTGATACACCGATTACAGTAATCATTGATGAAACAGGAGATCGTAAAAAGCGGTGCGACCCCGCGTCGGCGAAAGACGCAAGGGAACGCGCACCAAGATAA
- a CDS encoding toxin-antitoxin system Txe family toxin component produces MVWRIEFSRGVLKDVKKIKSANLENNLKKLLEILKSNPYQLPYEKLSGNLKGYYSRRINIKHRLVYRIEEENKLIKVVSIWSHYE; encoded by the coding sequence ATGGTTTGGAGGATTGAGTTTAGCCGTGGGGTTTTAAAGGACGTTAAAAAGATAAAATCAGCTAATCTTGAGAATAATCTTAAAAAGTTATTGGAAATATTAAAATCAAATCCCTATCAACTTCCTTATGAGAAATTATCAGGAAATTTAAAAGGATATTATTCAAGGAGAATTAATATTAAGCATCGTCTTGTTTATCGCATTGAGGAAGAAAATAAGTTAATCAAAGTTGTTTCCATTTGGTCACATTATGAATAG
- the hisS gene encoding histidyl-tRNA synthetase HisS, whose product MEQIQAIRGTRDILPDEAIYWQFLERTAFEVLSRACYQEIRTPIFEPTPLFERGIGEATDVVGKEMYTFTDRGDRTLTLRPEGTAGAVRAYIQNKLASNGIQRLWYTGAMFRYERPQAGRQRQFHQIGLELLGVKAPRADVEVIAIATDILKALGLQNLSLQLNSVGSGEDRQNYRDALVAYLTPYKNDLDQDSQDRLERNPLRILDSKDKKTQEIAENAPSILDYLGTESKAHFDQVCQLLNDLNITYHLNPLLVRGLDYYTDTAFEIQSADLGAQATVCGGGRYDGLVSQLGGGDTPAIGWAMGMERLILLLKELQPLCTSSPDIYFVSRGENAEKKALIIAQDLRQKGYKVELDLTGSNFGKQFKRGDRTGAKICLVLGESEVENNTIQLKYLDTGKQETLSVEEIETKL is encoded by the coding sequence ATGGAACAAATTCAAGCAATTCGTGGTACTAGGGATATTTTGCCTGATGAGGCTATTTATTGGCAGTTTTTGGAAAGGACTGCTTTTGAGGTTTTGTCTCGGGCTTGTTATCAGGAAATTAGGACTCCTATTTTTGAGCCGACTCCTTTGTTTGAGCGCGGTATTGGCGAGGCGACGGATGTCGTAGGTAAAGAGATGTACACTTTTACTGATAGGGGCGATCGCACTTTAACCCTACGTCCAGAAGGCACAGCAGGGGCAGTACGCGCCTATATTCAAAATAAGTTGGCTAGTAATGGTATTCAACGATTGTGGTACACAGGAGCGATGTTTAGGTACGAGCGCCCCCAGGCAGGAAGACAAAGGCAATTTCATCAAATCGGCTTGGAGTTGTTGGGAGTAAAAGCCCCTCGGGCTGATGTGGAAGTAATTGCGATCGCCACTGATATTTTAAAAGCCTTGGGGTTACAAAACCTCAGCTTACAACTCAACTCCGTGGGTAGTGGGGAAGATAGACAAAACTATCGAGATGCCTTGGTGGCATACCTCACCCCCTACAAAAATGATTTAGATCAAGATTCCCAAGATCGCCTAGAGCGTAACCCCCTCCGTATTTTAGACAGTAAAGACAAGAAAACCCAAGAGATTGCGGAGAATGCCCCCTCTATTTTGGACTATCTTGGCACAGAATCCAAAGCACATTTTGATCAAGTTTGTCAACTATTAAACGATCTTAATATTACCTATCACCTTAATCCTTTACTGGTGAGGGGGCTTGATTACTATACCGATACCGCCTTTGAAATCCAATCCGCCGATTTAGGTGCTCAGGCGACAGTGTGCGGAGGAGGAAGATATGACGGCTTAGTGTCTCAACTAGGGGGCGGTGATACCCCTGCCATCGGTTGGGCTATGGGGATGGAGCGCTTAATTCTCTTGCTGAAAGAATTACAACCCCTTTGCACTTCTAGTCCTGATATTTACTTTGTCTCTAGGGGTGAAAACGCCGAAAAGAAAGCCCTTATCATTGCCCAAGATTTGAGACAAAAGGGTTATAAAGTCGAGCTTGATTTGACAGGTAGTAACTTCGGAAAGCAGTTTAAAAGGGGCGATCGCACTGGTGCTAAAATATGCTTAGTATTGGGAGAAAGTGAAGTAGAAAACAACACCATCCAACTAAAATATCTCGATACGGGTAAACAAGAAACCCTCTCGGTAGAAGAAATAGAAACAAAACTTTAA
- the rsbW gene encoding serine/threonine-protein kinase RsbW, with the protein MKAVKQISFVVPSDLLCLGEVLGKYEEVKPEFINQRVWLECQLALAEGFTNAVRHAHKNLPPETTIEIEIIINPSNLEIKIWDQGNPFNLISSQESNSKDNHLKTGGRGIEILEKVADELKYEHHPNNRNCLTIKRNFGVKI; encoded by the coding sequence TTGAAAGCTGTTAAACAAATATCTTTTGTTGTACCCAGTGACTTACTCTGTTTAGGGGAAGTTTTAGGGAAATATGAGGAAGTAAAACCAGAATTTATTAATCAAAGAGTTTGGCTAGAATGTCAGTTGGCTTTGGCAGAAGGTTTTACAAATGCGGTGCGTCATGCCCACAAAAATCTCCCCCCGGAAACCACCATCGAAATAGAGATTATCATTAACCCTTCAAATTTGGAAATCAAAATTTGGGATCAAGGCAATCCTTTTAATTTAATATCTTCACAAGAATCAAACAGTAAGGATAACCATTTGAAGACAGGAGGAAGGGGTATTGAAATCTTAGAAAAAGTTGCCGATGAATTGAAATATGAACATCATCCCAACAATCGAAATTGTTTAACAATTAAAAGAAATTTTGGTGTAAAGATATAA
- a CDS encoding creatinine amidohydrolase, with amino-acid sequence MIHGFIPPERFFAYLTWQEIEQMSDKENVVIIQPIGAIEQHGHHLPLVVDSAISQGVLGSALESLSSKIPAYALPTLYYGKSNEHLDFPGTISLSAETLLRVLRETAESIYRAGFRKLVLMNSHGGQPQILDIISRDLHQEHHDFLVFPFFTWRVPHITKDLMTEREGKEGIHAGDAETSLMLSLLPHQVKMDLAVKEYAKDLGKDSLLSLEGRLPFPWVTKELSKSGVIGDATVATKDKGDRILESLTKGWIELIEDIYEYQQS; translated from the coding sequence ATGATTCACGGTTTTATTCCCCCAGAGCGTTTTTTTGCTTATCTCACATGGCAAGAAATTGAGCAGATGTCAGATAAAGAAAATGTCGTGATAATTCAACCCATAGGGGCTATAGAGCAACATGGACATCATCTTCCTTTGGTGGTGGATTCGGCGATTAGTCAGGGGGTGTTAGGGAGTGCTTTGGAGAGTTTATCTTCTAAAATCCCAGCCTATGCTTTACCGACTCTCTATTATGGTAAATCTAACGAACATTTAGACTTTCCTGGTACTATTAGTTTATCGGCGGAAACTCTGTTAAGGGTATTAAGGGAAACAGCCGAGAGTATTTATAGAGCGGGATTTCGTAAGTTAGTTTTGATGAATTCCCACGGAGGGCAACCCCAGATATTAGATATTATTAGCCGTGATTTGCACCAAGAGCATCATGATTTTTTGGTGTTTCCTTTTTTTACTTGGCGTGTACCTCATATTACTAAAGATTTAATGACGGAGAGGGAAGGAAAGGAAGGGATTCATGCAGGGGATGCGGAGACGAGTTTGATGTTGTCTCTTTTGCCCCATCAGGTAAAAATGGATTTGGCGGTAAAAGAATATGCGAAAGATTTGGGTAAGGATAGTTTGTTATCTTTGGAGGGGCGTTTACCTTTTCCTTGGGTAACAAAAGAGTTGAGCAAAAGTGGAGTAATTGGTGATGCGACGGTGGCGACAAAGGATAAGGGCGATCGAATTTTAGAATCTCTTACCAAGGGTTGGATAGAATTAATAGAAGATATATACGAATACCAACAATCATAG
- the gapA gene encoding glyceraldehyde 3-phosphate dehydrogenase GapA yields the protein MTIRVGINGFGRIGRLSLRAGWDNPAIEFVHINEIKGGVECAAHLLEFDSVHGRWDKNIHVKENNLVIEGKEITFSEFPTPQQVPWSDYGVDIVIESSGKFRTPDTLNPYFKCGVKKVVVAAPVKEDALNVVVGVNDHLYDPEKHHILTAASCTTNCLAPVVKVIQEGLGIKHGVITTIHDVTNTQIVVDAPHKDLRRARSCLQSLVPTTTGSATAIVLIYPELKGKLNGVAVRVPMLNASLTDCVFEVNRKTTVEEVNQLLKEAANTAPLQGILGYEERPLVSIDYKDDPRSSIVDAPSTMVIDDTQVKILAWYDNEWGYSNRMAELVAKIAQSIN from the coding sequence ATGACGATAAGAGTAGGAATTAATGGCTTTGGGAGAATCGGCAGGTTATCTCTTCGTGCGGGGTGGGATAATCCTGCCATTGAGTTTGTCCATATCAATGAGATTAAAGGGGGAGTAGAGTGTGCGGCCCATTTACTAGAATTTGACTCGGTCCATGGTAGATGGGATAAAAATATTCATGTCAAAGAAAATAACCTAGTAATTGAAGGAAAAGAAATCACTTTTTCCGAATTTCCTACCCCCCAACAAGTACCATGGTCAGATTATGGGGTGGACATAGTCATCGAAAGTTCTGGGAAATTTCGCACCCCTGACACCCTAAATCCATATTTTAAATGTGGGGTAAAAAAAGTAGTGGTAGCTGCTCCCGTTAAAGAAGATGCTTTAAACGTAGTAGTGGGAGTTAATGACCATTTATATGACCCAGAAAAACACCATATTTTAACTGCCGCCTCCTGTACCACCAATTGTTTAGCTCCCGTAGTCAAGGTTATTCAAGAGGGTTTGGGTATCAAACACGGAGTTATTACCACTATTCATGATGTTACAAATACTCAGATTGTGGTCGATGCTCCTCACAAGGATTTGAGAAGGGCGAGATCTTGTTTGCAATCCCTTGTACCCACTACCACAGGATCCGCTACTGCAATCGTCCTTATCTATCCAGAACTAAAAGGAAAACTTAACGGAGTCGCTGTTAGAGTCCCCATGCTCAACGCTTCTCTTACAGACTGCGTTTTTGAGGTAAATCGCAAAACCACCGTAGAAGAAGTTAACCAACTACTAAAAGAAGCAGCAAACACCGCCCCTCTCCAAGGCATCTTGGGTTACGAAGAACGCCCCCTTGTATCCATTGACTATAAAGATGATCCCCGCTCATCCATCGTTGATGCCCCCTCCACCATGGTAATTGATGACACCCAAGTAAAAATCCTTGCTTGGTACGACAACGAATGGGGCTACTCCAACCGCATGGCAGAATTAGTCGCCAAAATCGCTCAGTCAATTAATTGA
- a CDS encoding TIGR03943 family protein has product MKTIKKNLLFFPLLDFSAFFFWGLLLFKYWATGELNRLIHPNYFLLVFIASVVLFIISSLKVLQIYLRYYRKKAYMRSDNQNSILLLPKGWGSSLLIAVAVFGLVTEPIILNSQSAIQRGLVDSLPPVTLQLESFGTGTKPEERTIIEWVRTLHVYPEPDTYKGQKANITGFVVHLDSLPDDYVYLSRFIITCCAVDAYPVGIPVKLPESRENYPPDTWLTIQGEMMTQILPPLDATVTDTRREVRHLVLNASEVEIIPTPADPYGY; this is encoded by the coding sequence ATGAAGACTATTAAGAAAAACCTGTTATTTTTTCCATTATTAGACTTTTCTGCCTTCTTCTTTTGGGGGTTATTACTTTTTAAATATTGGGCAACGGGAGAATTAAATAGATTAATCCATCCTAATTATTTCCTATTGGTTTTCATCGCCAGTGTTGTATTATTCATCATTTCTTCTCTCAAAGTCCTACAGATTTATCTGAGATACTACCGTAAAAAAGCATATATGAGGAGTGATAATCAAAACTCCATTTTATTATTACCAAAAGGATGGGGAAGTTCTCTTTTAATCGCTGTAGCGGTATTTGGTTTAGTTACAGAGCCGATTATTTTAAATAGTCAAAGTGCTATCCAAAGGGGGCTAGTGGATTCTTTACCCCCCGTTACCCTACAACTAGAATCCTTTGGGACAGGGACAAAACCCGAAGAAAGAACTATTATTGAATGGGTACGTACTTTACACGTATATCCTGAGCCTGATACTTATAAGGGGCAAAAAGCAAACATTACAGGGTTTGTGGTGCATTTAGATTCTTTGCCCGATGATTATGTTTATTTATCCCGTTTTATTATTACCTGTTGTGCGGTGGATGCTTACCCCGTAGGAATACCCGTTAAGTTACCTGAGTCGAGGGAAAATTATCCCCCTGATACTTGGTTAACGATACAAGGAGAAATGATGACTCAAATTTTGCCACCTTTAGATGCTACGGTTACAGATACCCGAAGAGAGGTAAGACACTTGGTTTTGAATGCTTCAGAAGTGGAGATAATTCCTACTCCTGCTGATCCTTATGGCTATTAA
- the idi gene encoding isopentenyl-diphosphate delta-isomerase Idi, which translates to MGEIQTQTQTRKDDHIRICLDEKVQCNAVTNGLEKYHFNHVCLPELDYQEIDISSQFLGKKINSPLLISSMTGGTTNAQLINKRLAQIAQKYNLAMGIGSGRVIIEKPEVASTFKVRSHAPDILLFANIGAVQLNYGYGYKECLELVKILEADALILHINPLQECIQPQGDTNFKDLLNKIANLCENLPVPVIAKEVGNGISVDMAKKLIDVGVKSIDVAGAGGTSWAMVESERADNALQRQLGQTFANWGIPTADCVANIGRKYPDIPLIASGGIRNGLEVAKLIALGADLVGLAYPFLKAAMESTEAIDFLVNLLNTEIKTTLFCTGSKDLSNLNKSLRQL; encoded by the coding sequence TGGAAAAATATCATTTTAACCATGTTTGTTTGCCCGAATTAGACTATCAAGAAATTGATATTAGTAGTCAATTTTTAGGTAAAAAAATAAATTCTCCCCTCCTTATCTCCTCCATGACAGGAGGCACTACCAATGCTCAATTAATTAACAAACGATTAGCTCAAATTGCCCAAAAATATAACCTCGCCATGGGTATCGGCTCAGGTCGTGTTATTATCGAAAAACCTGAGGTTGCCTCCACATTTAAAGTGCGATCGCATGCACCCGATATATTATTATTTGCAAATATAGGCGCCGTGCAACTAAACTACGGCTATGGTTATAAAGAATGTTTAGAGTTAGTAAAAATCCTTGAAGCAGATGCTCTCATCTTGCACATTAATCCCCTCCAAGAATGTATCCAACCCCAAGGGGATACGAATTTCAAAGACTTATTAAACAAAATTGCGAACCTGTGTGAAAATTTACCTGTACCTGTCATCGCCAAGGAAGTGGGTAATGGAATTTCCGTGGATATGGCAAAAAAGTTAATTGATGTGGGGGTAAAATCCATAGACGTAGCAGGGGCAGGAGGCACATCTTGGGCGATGGTAGAAAGCGAAAGGGCGGACAATGCCTTACAAAGACAACTAGGCCAAACTTTTGCCAATTGGGGCATTCCTACCGCCGACTGTGTGGCAAATATAGGACGTAAATATCCTGATATTCCCCTCATCGCTTCGGGGGGTATTCGTAATGGGTTGGAGGTAGCCAAATTAATTGCCCTTGGTGCGGATTTGGTGGGTTTGGCTTATCCTTTCCTCAAGGCGGCGATGGAATCCACTGAAGCCATTGATTTTCTGGTAAATTTATTAAATACAGAGATAAAAACCACTCTTTTTTGTACAGGAAGTAAAGACTTATCCAATTTAAACAAAAGTTTACGACAACTATAA
- a CDS encoding putative alpha/beta hydrolase superfamily, translated as MFILPETKFYSWKKYQCAYTEYGSDNDSQSLPLVLIHPIGVGLSGIFWHRFLKAITDSDGNYKVYNPDLLGCGESDLPRIAYDPKDWASQLNIFLENVVKKPCILVVQGASFPISVYMAAGDLKCDLIKGLILSGPPAWNIMTNGGNSKISDIVWNVFFDSFVGSLFYKYAQRRKFIESFSIKQLFAEADGVDAEWLDMLEKGAIDPKNRYAVFSFLAGFWRKDYTKLMQKLDQKILLLIGESASSVSKDGFKESPDQRIELYGKNIPNLEGKKISGRNVLPYESTEGFLKEVRLFVDNFSV; from the coding sequence ATGTTTATTTTACCTGAAACTAAGTTTTATTCTTGGAAAAAATATCAATGTGCTTATACTGAATATGGTTCGGATAATGATTCACAATCTTTACCTTTAGTGTTAATTCATCCTATTGGGGTGGGTTTATCTGGAATATTTTGGCATCGTTTTTTAAAGGCTATTACTGATTCTGATGGTAATTATAAGGTTTATAATCCCGACTTGTTAGGCTGTGGTGAGAGTGATTTACCTCGTATTGCTTATGATCCAAAAGATTGGGCTAGTCAGCTAAATATCTTTTTAGAAAATGTGGTCAAAAAACCTTGTATTTTAGTAGTGCAAGGGGCTTCTTTTCCTATCTCTGTTTATATGGCAGCAGGGGATTTAAAGTGTGATTTAATTAAGGGTTTAATTTTGTCTGGACCTCCTGCTTGGAATATTATGACTAATGGGGGTAATAGTAAAATTAGTGATATTGTTTGGAATGTATTTTTTGATTCTTTTGTGGGTTCTTTGTTTTATAAGTATGCCCAAAGAAGAAAATTTATTGAGTCTTTTTCTATTAAGCAGTTATTCGCTGAGGCTGATGGGGTAGATGCTGAGTGGTTGGATATGTTGGAAAAGGGTGCTATAGATCCTAAAAATCGCTATGCTGTATTTTCTTTTTTGGCTGGTTTTTGGCGTAAAGATTATACTAAGTTAATGCAAAAGTTAGATCAGAAAATTTTACTGTTGATAGGTGAAAGTGCTAGTAGTGTTAGCAAGGATGGTTTTAAGGAAAGTCCTGATCAAAGAATTGAATTGTATGGTAAAAATATTCCTAATTTGGAAGGCAAAAAAATTAGTGGTCGTAATGTTTTGCCCTATGAGTCAACGGAAGGGTTTTTGAAAGAAGTTAGACTTTTTGTTGACAATTTTTCGGTTTAA